Genomic window (Phragmites australis chromosome 5, lpPhrAust1.1, whole genome shotgun sequence):
GttgatataaatatatacttgTGTTTGCGGTTgtattgtattaaaaaaaaaagtaaaatcaCGCTAGCAAAATTCTGACACGTGGGTCGCATAATAAGGACCTACATACCTCAGGGTCGAGGATGCTCTAGAGTCTAGAGACCTGATGGATCAGGTCATCGGGCCAGCAGCCTCCGCGTATCCGGTTCTTCAAGCAACTTGACGGTCCGACCCCAGTTTCCGTCCGGTGGCGTTCCCACCCCACCGTCCACCTCTCTCACCCGTCAGATCATCAGGCTCTCGTGCTCCCCGCCGCCTCTCtcttcaaagaaaataaataaaagaaccTCCCCGTCGTCGACCCAAGCAGCACAAGCCACGCAACAATTTCCCCACCGCTACCTCGATCAACCGCGCTAGGGTAGAGGCTCCGCAAGAACAAGCAGTCGGTCGGAGATGCCGAAGAACAAGGGAAAGGGAGGCAAGAACCGGAAGCGTGGCAAGAACGAGGCGGACGACGAGAAGCGGGAGCTGGTGTTCAAGGAGGACGGGCAGGAGTATGCGCAGGTCACCCGCATGCTGGGGAACGGCCGCTGCGAGGCCCTCTGCATCGACGGCACCAAGCGCCTCTGCCATATCCGGGGCAAGATGCACAAGAAGGTGTGGATCACCGCGGGGGACATCGTCCTCGTCGGACTCCGCGACTACCAGGACGACAAGGCCGACGtcatcctcaagtacatgaacGACGAGGCGAGGCTGCTCAAGGCCTATGGGGAGATTCCCGACACCGTCAGGCTCAACGAGGGTGTCATCGACGAGGAGGACGCCGGCGCGCAGGACGACTACATACAGTTCGAGGACGAGGACATCGACAAGATCTGATCAACCCCCGCGTCGATCAATCCCTccctcggccgccgcggccgGCCATGGTAATTGGTATACAGAAAACAATCGCCATATGATTCTGTTGTTGTGATGATTATGCTTGTCTTCGTGACTAGAAAGAAAATCTGCGACGATAGTCCTGTTGGTGGTATTGTCATGTGTGTGATGCTGGTGGTCAGGCCTGTGTAAAAGGATTTGGGGGCCATTCTGCCAAATAATCGTGGGTCCAAGTTATAACAATAATGGAATTCAATCAAATTCCTCTGTTTATGTAACGTAATTGGGTGTGATCTAATTTTGTTCTAATGTTCAACTGGTTTGCTGCAATTTGGGATGTCGGTCTTGTAGCTTTCGTGATCAGTgagtcttgtgatcttgattgGTTCATCGCTGATCTAGACGCATGAGAGGGATCATATATTCTTGTCTTTGGATTTGAATGCTGGTGCTCTGTCTATCTATTTGTGCCCTGCGTTGCTACATTGAAGTATCGAATGTATCCTCTGGGTTCATTCCTTTTATGTGATCTTTAACATCTGCTAACAATTTTAGGCGTTTGTGAAGAAACAGTAGAACCATCTTTTCTGTTTTGAGCTTTAACGCCTTCACTGACAATTAGTTAAACTCCATTCTGTCATTTAACACAATGGTTTCCTTGCCCCGTTCCCTTCCCTTCTAAGAGAGATCCAATTAGATGTTTATATTTTAGAGATGTATTACTATTTGGTCGTGATAAAAAATGACTGCTTTTCCCTTCATTTAGTAAGTTGTTGCTTATGCTATTCTTATCCTTGAAGAAACTACGCTCCCATTAACATAAGGATTATGTACTCTGTCTTTGCTTTTGGTGAGGAATTCTATACCCTGAGTATTGCTGAGATTCGTTGTATTGGATCTTTTCGTTACCTGCAACAATATTTTCTGTTTCATACATAATAAATGAAAGACCTATTATCGTTTTCTTTTCGTGCCTATTTGCTTGGAATAACTCTCTTTGTGTTGGAATAGTAATACATTGGTTGTGGAAGTGTAATACATCTAACTTGAAAGTGGGAAGTACCTATCTCattggctagtttttgaggtaTGGAGTGTGTGAAGGCCTAATAGATCACGTGTGCTGGTGGGGCGTGGCCTGAGAAGAAACCGTCGGTAAAGAATTGTAGAAGGGTAATTACCTAACTTAAAACTGGGGGTAGAAAGACACCATTATCTTACACTTCGTGCTACGTTCTTCATAACTATTTGCTTTCCCTTTGTGCTTTGTGATTGTTATGTTCTGGGTGGGTTAGAATTTAGGGTACAGGATTGGCTTCAGGGCCAGCCCTGGAGGGGCAAGCAGGGCGGCTGCCTTGGGTCTTCAAAACCTAGGGCTCCTtccatatatgtatattatacatatatgtatattatttgtGAGTCAACAAAGTACAGTATTCCAAATTTTAATCGATGGGCCTCCTTCCgtatatgtatattatttgtGAGTCAACAAAGTACAGTATTCCAAATTTTAATCGATCGGCGGTCACAGTTATATGATCATGTATAGGTTTTGGTCTTTAGGGGGCTTGAAAGAAATTGATGAAACTGACTGTGCGGATCGGTGATGTTTTAAGAGAGgttgaattagaacacttaaaattAATTGGctttaaaaactttataagataaatctatatcaatttttatctaaacatactttaggttcatctagtgtgtctactctaccatttaaAAAGGTTTATAACTTATAGCCAATTTTAGCAAGCTACTTTAGGAAGGTAAATAAGTAAAGAaacatcaagaaagtagagagagtaaacttggcggaagagatttttattctgtgatatcgatggcataaatatcATCTTTAGTTCACGTTAGAGAAGCCATCGAAGGCTATAGCTCTCGAATGGCACCTGGTCACGGTTATTGAATCATCTAGGCCTCAAGTAGTTTGAGCCATTAAAGTAAGATCTCATTATAAGCATCTCTTCCGGTCTTTACTTCGGAGTTttagccaccaagacaagggatTTCACCTCTCCTTACAATCGTCTTACCACCgtttcacaccaagtcggagcgTCAATAAGTATGAGCTACTAAGGCTTATagtgtcggcgagtcaccaagactctaaggtgctggtATATCACTAGAtataatgtaggatcactcattaATTCCCTCTCTAGTCAGCAACAACTCTTTGTAGgtttattagcactaatcattttcttaatcttatgcttaattattttggatgatcatttttagcACTTTAGTAGCttaaatgtcttctcaagtgtctatgagcttttctgaaactcatcacactcaaatgaccgagtggagagATATTTCTAGCCTCTAACCCATGAACTAGTTATTGCCCCAATGGCTCAAACAGACTGGGCATTCACAGTAGTACAAACATCGGACAATCTGGTAGGTATAGCAGTAGAAATTAGCAGTTAGAACTAGTTGTTAGACCCACACTCAAACTTATTGTGAACGCAGGATGTTCCGGTGTAATATTGAAATTTATCATCAGACTATTTGGTATGTATACTTAGTCAATCAAGCCACATCTCACTGTGCATTTATCGGTGTGTACAATATTCTAATCATCGGATTATTCAGTGTGTACAACTCCTCTCTTTACTAAAAATCTTCTGAAAAATACTTCGGTGAAGCATTTGGTGTACACTCCTCTTTATCACCAGATCATTTGGTGTGTACTATTCCCCTGCTACGGaaataaatcttaaaaaaaatgcttcAGCGTGTACATCTCaacaccaaatcatccggtatgttttttaacttttttttaatcaaaacacTCTGGCGTGTATATTTGTATGAGTACTGGATCATCTAGTGTGTTATCTTTTCTGAGtatcggatcattcggtgagtgtaattttttctgaactcgtccaattcaaaaaaaaaattgagttttgTTTCAATGGttttttcatgtattgtatctatgagatctactaaaacatatactcgATAAATACattagtctcattgattatattattattaatcattaaaGCACATATATGCTCTAAAAGAGCCATGTTTGCTATATTGATTGTAATGAAGAAATTCTACAAGCCGGTAAGGCCATGCCAATGGATTTCTTTTGTGATCCAGAATCtcttcacgaagggatttttttttctttcagcgCTCCAACAATTTTTCTTAACGGTTCCATTTACGAAGGGATTCTCTAGGTCATTCTCTCCAGAACaggatttttttctttctttttatgaaTCCCTTCGAAAGGAtgctgttggagatgaggaaaaataaaaggaatgggaACGGAGAAGGGAATAAAAAAGTAACGAAATAAAGGGGAAATTGTTACAGATGGTCTAAGGCTTTTGAAGTTAATTATTTTGGTTATGGTTGATGAAATTAATACttcattaaaaaatagatttgtaGAACTCTATAGATGGTTcgctaaatttacaaatactCTCTATAGATGGTTcgctaaatttacaaatactCTCTATAGATGGTTCATATGATATTAAGTTAAATGATTTAGTGTCTAAATTAAGATTATATAATTAACTTTGCGAGATAGAGTAATGTTTTCTATgaagatttttagtatattagAGAAACATATTAGTATCTAAATATTTCTATTGCTTATCGAATCATGTGTCTATGACGATAGTTGAGACACATGACGATAGTTGAAAGAagtttttcaaaataatttGTGACTGTGGCATCAGTTCAAAGAAGTTttcttaaaattaaaattattgaAAAACTATTTAAGATTCATAATGTCTCGGAAAAGATTATAGGGTCTAATAACTTTATGTATCGTGAAGAAATTATTAAATTAGATTGATGTTGATACTATTATTAATGCCGAAATTATTTAAGATGGCTCTAGAAAGTGTTTTAGATAAgcgttattttttatatattttaagtgtttatcaaaaataattttttaatacatcgaatattatttttacaatttatatattatttttatgttttattttaatggactctatttttagttttgtgTGGAGCCACTAAAATCTTAGGATCGATCCTGATTGGCTTTGGTGTGTTCTAtcatattatttgtttgaattgaTTGCTGAAGCAGTTCTCATATCATATCACAAAacgttatgattttttttttttttatggtttcAGTGGGATGATTCTTTGTGCCTTTTAAATGTTCGCATGTCTATGTGGCAATAATGTTTATCATAAATAACGCCACTTGGTTGCTGACTTGTGGATGCTTTTTGTCCGGTAAGTTGCACCTAGAATCTGCCAGAAAAGAGGGCGGTGGGCATCTGGGAGAAAAACACCGATGGACCTCTTATTCACGGTATAGAGAATTCTGAAATTACGTCATAAGCCCCCAGGCATGCTCTCGTTTAGAAATATTTTCTCTGTTTATAAATATTtgttatttttgatttttttttgttatcttTAACTTGCaactttaaatattattttttaatagaataTAGTtgtaatatctaataaaaatgtaatattataaaaatatttttaagataaatttacacgtgagatttttatgttttcaaactaaatattttttgaaaggatggttaaaattttaaaagtttgatcagaTTTTAGttaaaatgataaatatttatgataGGAGGGAGTAGTAGACGTATTTTTTTCGACTTAGTCTTCGAAGTTGAATTTTAATtaagattttctcacaaaatatattatttataactATAAAACCTATGTAATGTGAAATTATTCTGAATTATGAATTTAGTTGTATAAATTTTGTacactatatatttttataatttagttAAATGGTACTCAAAGTATAccaagtttaatttttttaaaataaactatatctattatttttaaatGGAGAGAGTAGTATTTGAAGATATGACCAGCAATATGTTACATTACGTTCCTGCCACATAGATGTTATTATCTCGGTTTCGTAATGTTTGTTCACGCCCACCATTACGTACAAACTatgaaatcaaatgaaaaaatacaATGAGATGATCATGCTATCCATAATCAATACAACGATGAGAGAAAGTAACTCATCAACATTGGAGTAAATGCATGTATGTACTCAAGGGCATAACAGGAAAATAGACTATAAAATATCCTTGGTTACCGCAATGGATAAACAATTTGAGGCAGATACTTCCGAGATTAtgaacaaatattacaaaacgGAGGGAGTAAGGGTTAACTCGTATAATGCTGAAACCACTCTATATGCAAATAGAGCAAccaaatcctttttttttctttgagggaGAGTCTGAAAGTTTGGGGCTCATTTTAGAAACTACTCTCTCCGTtaaaaatacaagataaattttattatagtCTGATTTTTAAAATTAGACTTTAAATAttgttttctcacaaaatatatcatttgtaGCTATAAAACTAATAGTATAAAAgtattttaaaatatgaatctagttatataaCTTTTATGTATTAGcatatttataatttgattaatcgttgatcaaaatatataaagtttggcttttcaaaaataaaatacatcatGCATTTTTGAACGGAGCGAATACAATTCAAACAAGATCATGgtgattaaaaagaaaaaaaattaggctTCAAATACAAGATCGATTTTAAATGGTGTCGACATATCGATGGTGAAAATACCGCTTGAAAAAAATAGGGAAAATTAAATACCATCACAAAAGAGCTCTTATTGTTAAATACCATTGCAAAGTTATCGAGTTGCTAAATATCATCGCAAATGCGAAGAACTCTGAAAAATACATCGTCGTTGCATTTGCGACGTTAAAACGCTATGAACAGTACTCAACGGCTCCAATTTctctctattcaaaatagtggttctttgttgctctaaaaatcttAGATCTTTTTGTACATGTTCTATAATTTATAtgtaactcattttaattagattcatccaaaaagcctgtgtagaatttaaactaaaattctcaaaaaaaactatttttataacttcaa
Coding sequences:
- the LOC133918822 gene encoding eukaryotic translation initiation factor 1A-like translates to MPKNKGKGGKNRKRGKNEADDEKRELVFKEDGQEYAQVTRMLGNGRCEALCIDGTKRLCHIRGKMHKKVWITAGDIVLVGLRDYQDDKADVILKYMNDEARLLKAYGEIPDTVRLNEGVIDEEDAGAQDDYIQFEDEDIDKI